From Chryseobacterium gallinarum, one genomic window encodes:
- the cysD gene encoding sulfate adenylyltransferase subunit CysD yields MSLYHFNYLDQLESESIYILRETAGQFERPALLFSGGKDSIVLAHLASKAFPYGKIPFTFVHVDTGHNFPEVLHFRDQLVAQKGVDLVVRKVEDTIKERKLTEPKGRFPSRNWLQTFTLLDTIEEFEFDACIGGARRDEEKARAKERIFSVRDEFGQWDPKLQRPELWNIFNGRIHKGENVRVFPISNWTELDVWNYIRRENIDLPSIYFSHEREVVDLNGQWIANSEFASLEENDIVITKKIRYRTVGDMTCTAAVESEAATVDSVIEEILATRISERGETRIDDRVTEAAMEDRKKGGYF; encoded by the coding sequence ATGTCACTATATCATTTCAATTATTTAGACCAATTAGAATCTGAATCTATTTACATTTTAAGAGAAACTGCAGGGCAGTTTGAGCGTCCTGCACTCTTATTCAGTGGAGGAAAAGACAGTATTGTGCTGGCTCACCTGGCTTCAAAAGCATTTCCTTACGGAAAAATACCTTTCACTTTTGTTCATGTAGATACAGGACATAATTTCCCTGAAGTATTACATTTCAGAGATCAGCTTGTGGCACAAAAAGGAGTAGATCTGGTTGTCCGTAAAGTGGAAGACACAATAAAAGAAAGAAAGCTTACCGAACCTAAAGGTCGTTTTCCAAGCCGTAACTGGTTGCAGACGTTTACTTTACTTGATACTATTGAAGAATTTGAATTTGATGCCTGTATCGGTGGAGCACGTAGAGATGAAGAAAAAGCCAGAGCTAAAGAAAGGATTTTTTCAGTGAGGGACGAATTTGGACAATGGGACCCTAAACTTCAACGCCCTGAGCTATGGAATATTTTCAACGGAAGAATCCATAAAGGTGAAAACGTAAGAGTTTTTCCGATCAGCAACTGGACGGAGCTGGATGTCTGGAATTACATCCGGAGAGAAAATATAGACCTTCCGTCTATTTATTTTTCGCATGAAAGAGAAGTAGTAGACCTTAACGGACAATGGATCGCCAACTCCGAATTTGCTTCTCTGGAAGAAAATGATATTGTAATTACAAAAAAAATACGCTACCGAACCGTAGGAGACATGACTTGTACAGCCGCGGTAGAATCTGAAGCCGCTACAGTAGACAGCGTCATTGAAGAAATACTGGCTACCAGAATTTCCGAAAGAGGAGAGACCAGAATTGACGACAGGGTTACCGAAGCAGCAATGGAAGACCGTAAAAAAGGAGGCTATTTTTAA